Proteins from a single region of Aerococcus viridans:
- a CDS encoding V-type ATP synthase subunit A translates to MKDGKIIEVSGPLIKASGMEEAAVRDICLVGDLQLTGEILEMHGDVASIQVYEETSGLKPGQVVKTTGQPLSVELGPGMLTKMFDGIQRPLQEFMDSTDSNYLERGVQVAPLDRSAVWHFTPTVEAGTQVTGGDIVGTVQEGPVIEHRIMVPVGVSGTVKSIQEGDYTLEDNVYVLDTEQGEKSFTMMQTWPVRQGRPFAEKYSPNKIMTTGQRVIDTFFPISKGGAAAVPGPFGAGKTVVQHQIAKYADVDIVIYVGCGERGNEMTDVINEFPELVDPKTGESIMERTVLIANTSNMPVAAREASVYTGITIAEYFRDMGYSVAIMADSTSRWAEALREMSGRLEEMPGDEGYPAYLGSRIAEYYERAGIVRTLGSEGRTGSVTAVGAVSPPGGDTSEPVTQNTLRVVKVFWSLDANLSRQRHFPAINWLTSYSLYDSEIYKGVAEELGVEWGQWVQKAMNILTEEDSLQEVVQLVGIDALSEKDKMTLLIAAMIREGYLQQNAFDDVDTTTSAKKQEKMLFNILTFDQEARQAMEKGAYYQEIADNTVDLREKIVRSKFIPEDQLDRIDAINNEIKEAMTEILKGGSYA, encoded by the coding sequence TTGAAAGACGGAAAAATCATTGAAGTTTCCGGTCCACTGATTAAAGCAAGTGGCATGGAAGAAGCTGCTGTTCGTGATATTTGTTTAGTAGGTGACCTACAATTAACAGGGGAAATCCTTGAAATGCACGGCGATGTTGCTTCAATTCAGGTATACGAGGAAACTTCTGGTCTTAAACCTGGCCAAGTAGTAAAAACAACTGGTCAACCATTATCAGTTGAACTTGGACCTGGTATGTTAACGAAAATGTTTGACGGTATCCAACGACCGTTACAAGAGTTCATGGATTCAACCGACTCAAACTACTTAGAACGTGGTGTGCAAGTAGCACCCCTAGACCGTTCAGCAGTGTGGCATTTTACCCCAACTGTTGAAGCAGGCACACAAGTTACTGGTGGTGACATTGTGGGTACTGTTCAAGAAGGTCCCGTGATTGAACACCGTATCATGGTGCCAGTTGGCGTTTCAGGTACAGTGAAATCAATTCAAGAAGGCGACTACACTTTAGAAGATAATGTGTATGTCTTAGACACTGAGCAAGGCGAGAAATCATTCACGATGATGCAAACATGGCCAGTTCGTCAGGGCCGTCCTTTTGCCGAAAAATACTCACCAAATAAAATTATGACAACAGGTCAACGTGTTATCGATACTTTCTTCCCAATTTCAAAAGGTGGGGCAGCAGCCGTTCCAGGGCCATTCGGTGCCGGTAAGACAGTTGTACAACACCAAATTGCAAAATATGCAGATGTTGATATCGTAATTTATGTTGGTTGTGGTGAACGTGGTAACGAAATGACGGACGTAATTAACGAGTTCCCTGAATTGGTTGACCCGAAAACTGGTGAATCAATCATGGAACGTACTGTGTTAATTGCCAACACTTCAAACATGCCGGTAGCAGCCCGTGAAGCTTCTGTTTATACAGGAATCACAATTGCTGAATACTTCCGTGACATGGGTTACTCAGTAGCGATTATGGCCGATTCAACTTCTCGTTGGGCGGAAGCACTTCGTGAAATGTCTGGTCGTCTAGAAGAGATGCCTGGTGACGAAGGTTACCCAGCTTACCTAGGTTCTCGTATTGCAGAATACTATGAGCGTGCAGGTATCGTCCGTACTCTAGGTAGCGAAGGCCGTACAGGTTCAGTTACAGCGGTAGGTGCCGTGTCGCCTCCAGGTGGGGATACATCTGAGCCGGTTACACAAAATACCTTACGAGTTGTAAAAGTGTTCTGGTCATTAGATGCCAACCTATCTCGTCAACGTCACTTCCCAGCCATTAACTGGTTAACTTCATACTCATTGTATGATTCAGAAATCTACAAGGGTGTAGCGGAAGAATTAGGCGTTGAATGGGGTCAATGGGTACAAAAAGCGATGAATATCCTAACTGAAGAAGACAGCTTACAAGAAGTTGTACAATTAGTTGGTATTGATGCCTTATCTGAAAAAGATAAAATGACCCTACTCATCGCAGCCATGATTCGTGAAGGTTACTTACAACAAAATGCCTTTGATGACGTAGATACAACGACTTCAGCGAAGAAACAAGAGAAAATGTTATTCAACATTTTAACCTTCGACCAAGAAGCGCGCCAAGCAATGGAAAAAGGTGCTTACTACCAAGAAATTGCTGACAACACAGTAGACTTACGCGAAAAAATCGTGCGTTCTAAATTTATCCCAGAAGATCAATTAGACCGCATTGACGCTATCAACAACGAAATTAAAGAAGCTATGACAGAAATCTTGAAAGGAGGCAGCTACGCATAA
- a CDS encoding V-type ATPase subunit yields the protein MPNATYAQLDTTIRVKESSLLAKEDYDALLRANSLEDVFAALRKMNYHIPENIGETHDFEGFLTRDLREMYAGLYEETPVDEVVDVFALRYSYHNLKALFKEWYTERDFSHMYINIGRFSIEALRTLMQTGEGNQFPEVMKAGVQHARDYYEEYHDLDGISILLDQSYLGHLRDIADKSEDQDMANTLLMMIDLENLSMVVRGMKQGRSRGFLEAVLSDDGTFEEVELVDLATSKDYNRVLDKFASLPFAGKINDRISANDPIDVVKLDKKIKKIEAEEIRQAAWVPFGPMPVLAYIYFKENEVANLRLILNAKEYDLDQKSVEERMRPIYGL from the coding sequence ATGCCAAACGCTACATATGCACAACTGGATACAACCATTCGTGTAAAAGAAAGTAGTTTGCTAGCAAAAGAAGACTATGACGCACTTTTACGTGCCAACTCCCTTGAAGATGTATTTGCTGCCCTACGTAAAATGAACTACCATATCCCTGAAAATATCGGAGAAACACATGATTTCGAAGGGTTCCTAACCCGTGATTTACGTGAAATGTATGCTGGTTTATATGAAGAAACGCCTGTAGATGAAGTGGTAGACGTATTTGCCTTGCGTTACAGCTACCACAATTTGAAAGCATTATTCAAAGAATGGTATACAGAACGCGATTTCTCGCACATGTATATCAACATCGGCCGTTTTTCAATCGAAGCCTTAAGGACACTAATGCAAACCGGTGAAGGTAACCAGTTCCCGGAAGTGATGAAAGCTGGGGTCCAACATGCACGTGATTATTACGAAGAATACCATGACCTAGACGGTATTTCGATCCTATTGGACCAGTCTTACCTAGGCCATTTAAGAGATATCGCTGACAAATCAGAAGATCAAGATATGGCGAATACTCTATTGATGATGATTGATTTAGAAAACTTGTCTATGGTTGTTCGTGGTATGAAACAGGGTCGTTCTCGTGGGTTCTTAGAAGCAGTTTTATCTGATGATGGGACTTTTGAAGAGGTAGAATTAGTCGACTTAGCAACGAGTAAAGACTATAACCGCGTATTGGATAAATTTGCCAGCTTACCATTCGCTGGTAAAATCAATGACCGTATCAGCGCCAATGATCCAATTGATGTGGTGAAATTAGATAAGAAAATCAAGAAAATCGAGGCTGAAGAAATTCGTCAGGCAGCTTGGGTACCATTTGGCCCAATGCCTGTATTGGCTTACATTTACTTCAAAGAAAATGAAGTAGCCAATCTAAGACTTATTTTAAACGCCAAAGAATATGATCTAGACCAAAAAAGTGTTGAAGAAAGGATGCGACCTATTTATGGCTTATAA
- the tadA gene encoding tRNA adenosine(34) deaminase TadA — MSEEKDTKFNTLDVDQVAFMEAAIEEAKKAAAIGEVPIGAVVVYQGEIIGRGHNLRETSQDATTHAEILAIREANRNRASWRLADADLYVTLEPCPMCSGAMIQSRIKHVYFGAYDQKGGTAGTLMNLLDDSRFNHQVEVIGGVMHEECKSLLQDFFIELRKKRKNSSRKPKVEN; from the coding sequence ATGTCAGAAGAAAAGGATACAAAATTCAATACACTTGACGTGGACCAAGTTGCTTTTATGGAGGCAGCGATTGAAGAAGCGAAGAAGGCAGCAGCTATTGGTGAAGTGCCAATTGGGGCAGTTGTCGTCTACCAGGGGGAAATCATCGGGCGTGGCCATAACTTGCGTGAGACCAGCCAGGATGCAACAACCCATGCGGAAATTCTAGCTATACGAGAAGCCAATCGTAATCGGGCATCTTGGCGGCTAGCCGATGCGGACTTGTATGTGACGTTAGAACCTTGTCCCATGTGTTCGGGTGCCATGATACAAAGTCGTATTAAACATGTCTATTTTGGCGCTTACGATCAAAAGGGTGGCACGGCAGGAACCTTGATGAATTTACTGGATGATAGTCGGTTTAATCATCAAGTTGAAGTCATAGGTGGTGTTATGCATGAAGAATGTAAGTCACTGTTACAAGACTTTTTTATTGAATTACGCAAGAAACGCAAAAATTCAAGTCGTAAACCAAAAGTAGAAAACTAA
- a CDS encoding V-type ATP synthase subunit I, giving the protein MAIAKMQKVSIVTAPSNKDQLLYTLQTMQNIQVSDLSLKVAGQDFTFNNNYQSDQDYQVIYERGREVLHYLSQYQQKVSLKDKITTKRPQMTMDELHQTVDEAAALQLIEKVEALRQKRNDIQDQRQRVEDEQTTIAKWRALDVDPKSLQELKLFDVRLGTIPNDENRHHWQQLKAIDDVAVEEVFANENEIGVAVVALPGHHDNLQAKLAENYFSEVEFNYGQTPEETFQTLESERKQLIKDEEAVVKDIKNMQESKATIQLAVEEFFNRSQRANAAKLSYDNQQLSLFSGWIEEAQVENLQSALEEAFDVHTFAIILEETTEQEVKEDEVPIKLHNASIVEPFEMITEMYSLPNYREKDPTNWVAGFYMLFFAMMMGDFGYGILLWIGTLFAMKVMDLRKGTKRFVKFGHILSYPTMLIGLAYGSLFGEALPFGLINPTEDALTLMIISLAIGYIHIFVGLCLNIRLQLSRKDYASAYNDGMGWLALLIALAIGITGFMTGVDMLITVATWLAIASAAGIILVPMFTNDNKAVGGVVGLYNLYGVSSYVGDFVSYTRLMALGISGGAIAMSFNILFTILPVPVRFSAGILMIIALQLFNMFLSLLSAYVHSMRLVFVEFFGKFYEGGGRAFKPIRTLQEFVSLKDVKEN; this is encoded by the coding sequence ATGGCAATCGCTAAGATGCAAAAAGTATCGATTGTAACGGCGCCAAGTAACAAAGACCAATTGTTATATACCTTACAAACGATGCAAAATATACAAGTTAGTGACCTTTCCTTAAAGGTAGCCGGCCAAGACTTTACCTTCAACAATAATTACCAAAGTGATCAAGATTACCAAGTCATTTATGAACGCGGACGCGAAGTATTACATTATCTCAGTCAATACCAACAAAAGGTATCTTTAAAAGATAAAATTACGACCAAACGCCCACAAATGACCATGGATGAACTACATCAAACTGTGGATGAAGCAGCAGCTTTACAATTGATTGAAAAAGTCGAAGCCTTAAGACAAAAGCGTAACGACATTCAAGACCAACGCCAACGGGTTGAAGATGAACAAACAACCATCGCTAAATGGCGGGCCCTAGATGTTGATCCAAAATCACTACAAGAGCTAAAACTATTCGATGTTCGTCTAGGAACGATTCCCAATGACGAAAACCGTCACCACTGGCAACAATTAAAAGCCATAGATGACGTAGCCGTTGAAGAAGTATTTGCCAACGAGAATGAAATTGGTGTCGCAGTCGTTGCCTTACCAGGTCACCACGACAACCTGCAAGCAAAACTTGCAGAAAATTATTTCTCTGAAGTAGAGTTTAATTACGGACAAACCCCAGAAGAGACCTTCCAAACATTGGAAAGTGAACGGAAACAACTCATCAAAGATGAGGAAGCCGTTGTTAAAGACATTAAAAACATGCAAGAATCTAAAGCCACTATTCAATTAGCGGTAGAAGAATTCTTTAACCGTAGTCAACGTGCCAACGCAGCAAAACTTTCATATGATAACCAACAGTTATCTTTATTCAGTGGTTGGATTGAAGAAGCGCAGGTTGAAAACTTGCAAAGCGCTTTAGAAGAAGCCTTTGATGTGCACACGTTTGCTATTATTTTAGAAGAAACAACCGAACAAGAAGTCAAAGAAGATGAAGTGCCTATCAAATTACATAATGCTTCTATAGTAGAACCATTCGAAATGATTACTGAAATGTACTCATTGCCAAATTACCGGGAGAAAGACCCAACCAACTGGGTAGCTGGTTTCTACATGTTATTCTTCGCTATGATGATGGGGGACTTCGGTTACGGTATCCTCCTTTGGATTGGTACACTCTTTGCCATGAAGGTAATGGATTTACGGAAGGGTACCAAACGTTTTGTGAAATTTGGACATATTCTATCCTACCCAACGATGTTAATTGGTTTAGCTTATGGATCCCTATTTGGTGAAGCTTTACCATTCGGTTTGATCAATCCAACTGAAGATGCCTTAACCTTGATGATTATTTCATTAGCGATTGGGTACATTCACATCTTTGTAGGTTTATGCTTAAATATCAGATTACAGCTTAGTCGTAAAGACTATGCCTCAGCCTATAATGACGGTATGGGTTGGTTAGCTCTATTAATAGCGCTAGCTATTGGTATTACTGGCTTTATGACCGGTGTGGATATGTTGATTACAGTAGCCACTTGGTTAGCCATCGCTTCAGCAGCGGGTATTATCTTAGTACCCATGTTCACCAACGACAACAAAGCCGTTGGTGGTGTCGTTGGTTTGTATAACTTATACGGTGTGTCTTCGTATGTAGGAGATTTCGTTTCTTATACACGACTAATGGCTTTAGGTATTTCAGGTGGCGCAATCGCCATGTCCTTTAATATCTTGTTTACTATCTTGCCAGTGCCGGTTCGATTTTCAGCTGGTATCTTGATGATTATCGCTTTACAACTATTTAATATGTTCTTATCGTTACTATCTGCCTATGTTCATAGTATGCGTCTAGTATTCGTTGAGTTCTTTGGTAAGTTTTATGAAGGTGGCGGTCGTGCATTTAAACCGATCCGTACCTTACAAGAATTTGTTTCTCTTAAAGACGTAAAAGAAAATTAA
- a CDS encoding V-type ATP synthase subunit F, producing MAYKIGVVGEKDVVVPFQLIGFDAYPVISSQQARETIRKMADDHYGVIYLTETIAQQIPDTIAFYDTQVSPAIILIPSHKGSLGIGQSRVNDNVEKAVGQNIL from the coding sequence ATGGCTTATAAAATCGGTGTAGTCGGTGAAAAAGACGTCGTTGTTCCTTTCCAATTGATTGGTTTCGACGCCTATCCAGTGATTTCAAGCCAACAAGCCCGTGAAACAATCCGGAAAATGGCAGACGACCACTATGGTGTGATCTATTTGACCGAAACAATCGCACAGCAAATTCCAGACACCATTGCCTTTTACGACACACAAGTTAGCCCAGCAATCATTCTGATTCCTTCACACAAAGGGAGCTTGGGTATCGGGCAGTCTCGTGTAAATGACAACGTTGAAAAAGCGGTTGGTCAAAATATTCTATAA
- a CDS encoding V-type ATP synthase subunit E — MADIQTLVDQVLDNAEKEEKEALKAFEAEMNEEINKAKAQNDAQIVAEKQHIKNAEAKKLQTQKQSYLNVLRNDKLQAKQALLEKVYNQAIVELQQLSSEEFTGFIKGALNQVAGTENLTLTVGEFSQHQFDADQVKALNPSIQLDDTFLPKRSGFILSNEEVDYNFTFESIIDQKKKALAPKLVKQAF; from the coding sequence ATGGCAGATATTCAAACTTTAGTCGACCAAGTGCTAGACAATGCTGAAAAGGAAGAAAAAGAAGCATTAAAAGCATTTGAAGCTGAAATGAATGAAGAAATCAACAAAGCCAAAGCGCAAAACGATGCCCAAATTGTGGCTGAAAAGCAACACATCAAAAACGCTGAAGCTAAAAAATTACAAACACAAAAACAAAGCTACTTAAACGTCTTACGTAATGACAAATTACAAGCCAAACAAGCCTTACTAGAAAAAGTCTATAACCAAGCTATTGTTGAATTACAACAATTATCAAGCGAAGAGTTTACAGGTTTTATCAAAGGCGCTTTAAACCAAGTAGCTGGTACTGAGAACCTTACGTTAACAGTAGGTGAATTCAGCCAACACCAATTCGACGCTGATCAAGTGAAAGCCTTAAACCCATCTATTCAGTTAGATGACACTTTCCTTCCTAAGCGTTCAGGTTTTATTTTAAGTAACGAAGAAGTGGACTATAACTTTACTTTTGAATCAATCATTGACCAAAAGAAAAAAGCATTAGCGCCAAAATTAGTGAAACAAGCATTCTAA
- a CDS encoding V-type ATP synthase subunit D, with product MANALNVKPTRMELSTLKERLKVAQNGYDLLKDKQDELMRQFIELIKENNRLRNEVEDELSGALGNFVLASSSMNDAFMEEIVALPTKQVNLEIAKKNIMSVDVPKMSFSYDDDNQDSDNEVKYGYLNTSSELDDAIEVLNDVMPKLLKLSEIEKTCQLMATEIESTRRRVNALEYRMIPNIKETIKYIQMKLDENERASITRMIKVKDMG from the coding sequence ATGGCAAATGCGCTAAATGTCAAACCAACACGGATGGAACTGAGCACATTAAAAGAACGTTTAAAGGTCGCTCAAAATGGTTATGACTTACTTAAAGATAAACAGGACGAATTAATGCGCCAGTTTATCGAACTAATCAAAGAAAATAACCGCCTGCGCAATGAAGTAGAAGACGAGTTGTCTGGTGCCTTAGGTAATTTTGTATTGGCCTCATCATCAATGAATGACGCCTTTATGGAAGAAATCGTGGCCTTACCAACTAAACAGGTCAACTTAGAAATTGCCAAAAAAAATATCATGAGCGTTGACGTACCTAAGATGTCATTTTCATACGATGATGACAATCAAGACAGTGACAACGAAGTGAAATACGGTTATCTAAACACATCTAGTGAATTAGACGATGCCATCGAAGTCTTGAACGATGTCATGCCTAAGCTATTAAAATTGAGCGAAATTGAAAAAACGTGTCAATTAATGGCAACGGAAATTGAATCTACAAGACGTCGAGTAAACGCCTTAGAATACCGAATGATTCCAAACATCAAGGAAACCATCAAGTATATCCAAATGAAACTAGACGAAAACGAACGTGCATCAATCACGCGGATGATAAAAGTCAAAGACATGGGTTAA
- a CDS encoding V-type ATP synthase subunit B has translation MLKEYKSISDVYGPLMIVEDVEGISFDELVEVQLQTGEKRLGQVLQVEESRAVVQIYGGGSGINLQDTKVRFQGHPLEFGVSEDMIGRVFDGLGNINDNGPEIIAEESRDINGQAINPMARDYPDEFIQTGISTIDHLNTLVRGQKLPVFSGSGLPHKELAAQIARQATVLGDDDQFAVVFAAMGVTFEEAEYFMESFRETGAIDRSVLFINLADDPSIERLATPKIALTAAEYLAYEKDMQVLVIMTDMTNYCEALREVSAARREVPGRRGYPGYLYTNLSTLYERAGRIKGSKGSVTQIPILTMPEDDITHPIPDLTGYITEGQIILDRDLDARGIEPPINVLPSLSRLKDKGTGEGKTRKDHAATMNQLFAAYAKGKQAKELSQVLGESALSETDKRYVEFTTAFEDKYVDQGFEYNRTIEETLNLAWELLAILPRTELTRIKDDLIDTYMPSTEGE, from the coding sequence ATGTTAAAAGAGTATAAATCTATCTCCGACGTTTATGGTCCCTTAATGATTGTAGAAGACGTTGAAGGCATTAGTTTTGATGAGTTAGTAGAAGTACAATTACAAACTGGTGAAAAACGTCTTGGACAAGTGCTTCAAGTAGAAGAAAGTCGCGCAGTCGTACAGATCTATGGTGGTGGTTCTGGTATTAACTTACAAGACACTAAAGTGCGCTTCCAAGGACATCCACTTGAATTCGGCGTGTCTGAAGACATGATCGGTCGTGTATTCGATGGACTTGGTAACATCAACGACAACGGTCCAGAAATCATCGCTGAGGAAAGTCGTGACATCAATGGGCAAGCCATTAACCCAATGGCTCGTGACTACCCGGATGAATTTATTCAAACTGGTATCTCAACAATTGACCACTTAAACACCTTAGTTCGTGGGCAAAAACTACCCGTATTCTCTGGTTCAGGTTTACCACATAAAGAGCTTGCTGCCCAAATCGCACGTCAAGCCACTGTACTAGGTGACGACGACCAATTCGCCGTTGTCTTTGCAGCAATGGGGGTAACTTTTGAAGAGGCTGAATACTTCATGGAATCATTCCGTGAAACAGGTGCCATCGACCGTTCAGTATTGTTCATCAATTTAGCGGATGACCCTTCAATTGAACGTTTAGCAACACCAAAAATTGCCTTAACAGCAGCAGAATACCTAGCTTACGAAAAAGACATGCAAGTATTGGTTATCATGACTGACATGACTAACTACTGTGAAGCCTTACGTGAAGTATCTGCAGCCCGCCGTGAAGTACCAGGACGTCGTGGTTACCCAGGCTACCTATATACCAACCTGTCTACACTATATGAACGTGCTGGCCGTATCAAAGGGTCTAAAGGTTCTGTAACGCAAATTCCAATCTTGACTATGCCAGAGGATGACATTACGCATCCAATTCCTGACCTAACAGGTTATATTACCGAAGGGCAAATTATCTTAGACCGTGACCTTGATGCACGTGGTATTGAGCCACCAATCAACGTATTGCCATCACTTTCTCGTCTGAAAGATAAAGGTACCGGGGAAGGTAAAACACGGAAAGACCATGCAGCGACAATGAACCAACTATTTGCTGCTTATGCGAAAGGTAAACAAGCTAAAGAATTATCTCAAGTATTGGGTGAATCAGCCCTATCTGAAACAGATAAGAGATACGTAGAATTTACCACAGCATTTGAAGACAAATACGTTGACCAAGGTTTTGAGTACAACCGTACGATTGAAGAAACCTTAAATCTAGCTTGGGAATTACTAGCGATCTTGCCTCGTACAGAATTAACACGTATTAAAGATGATTTAATCGATACATACATGCCTTCAACTGAAGGAGAGTGA
- a CDS encoding V-type ATP synthase subunit K yields MNTWIGFFVENGGQIFAMVGIAIAVIFSGMGSARGVGETGAAAAALVKDQPEKFAQTLIMQLLPGTQGLYGFVIGIMIYLQLGAGLDLTQGLQYFVAGIPIGLVGLVSARWQGHTATAGIQILAKRPENVSNAIIYSIMVETYAILAFVISLLLVLSVG; encoded by the coding sequence ATGAATACATGGATTGGATTTTTTGTAGAAAATGGTGGCCAAATCTTTGCTATGGTCGGAATTGCGATTGCCGTAATATTCTCTGGTATGGGTTCTGCTCGTGGTGTTGGTGAAACTGGTGCGGCTGCAGCTGCTTTGGTTAAAGATCAACCTGAAAAATTTGCCCAAACATTAATCATGCAACTATTACCCGGTACACAAGGTTTGTATGGTTTCGTTATTGGGATCATGATTTACTTACAATTAGGTGCAGGATTAGACTTAACTCAAGGACTACAATACTTTGTAGCAGGTATCCCTATTGGTTTAGTAGGTTTAGTTTCAGCACGTTGGCAAGGGCATACTGCAACAGCAGGTATCCAAATTCTAGCCAAACGTCCTGAAAACGTATCTAACGCAATCATCTACTCTATCATGGTTGAAACTTACGCAATCTTAGCATTCGTTATTTCTCTATTATTAGTACTTTCTGTTGGTTAA